From the genome of Oryza glaberrima chromosome 1, OglaRS2, whole genome shotgun sequence:
AGCGCACGCGCGGAATCAGGCGGCGGATAGCGCCAAGGCCACGGTCGTTTGGTGCTCTCGTGAATCCGATCGGGCCCAGGGCGGGGGGCGGCCGCGGCTTCCGTCACCGCGAGCACACACACCCTCATCCGCACGGACACGGGGGCGTGCGCGTTCTTATCCATTGGACCATTTCCCTCTTCTTCCGCCGCGGTGAGCCGGAGCGGCGCGGAAGGGTGGGGCACGCACGCCACGCGGCGGAAGCGGTGCGCCCGATCTCCTTTGCCCGCGTCGATCCACGTCGACCCGGTCAAGCCATTATCCCCAACCTCACCAATCCTCTACCACTATTATTATATCATCACACACGTCATCGCgcccccttctccttcctctcctcttctctcctctcctttccccaattgcttcctcctcctcctcctccttctgcACCTGTTCGATTCGGTTCGATTCGGTTTGATTGGGTTCCAATCTGCGGAGGAGCGGCAACGAGCTAGGCGGAACAGAGGTTGGTCGTCGGATCCGTGGCATGGAGATCTCGTTCGAGGCGTGGGAGGGCGTGCAGCGGCACGGCCAGGACATCGCGGACCGCCTCGCGCAGGGGTTCACCGGCCTGCTCCAGGCGCAGCCGCCGCAGTTCccgtggccggcggcgtcgcaCAAGCGGATTCCCTTCGAGATCGACCTCCCCGTGGTCCCCTTCGGCGCCTCCCGCGGTGCCCGGGCCGGGAAGGAGTTCTtccccgccgcggccgtcgcctcCGTCATCGACATCGGCGGGAGGCTCGGCCAGGCTGGCGTGGAGATTGGGGCGTCCGTCGGTGGCGCCGTGCAGCACGCCGTGCGCCAGCTGCCCCTGCCGTTCCGGAAcggccagatccggcgccgCAAGCTGCCGCCACAGCCTCAGGCGCCCTCGCCCGCGGCTGCGGTGGgtgaggcggcggtggggctctCGGTAGAGAGGGCTGTCGACAGGTGCCCTCTAGAggcagctgcggcggccgccgctgccgcaacCGGTAGCGCTGCAGCGTCCACGGTCAGTGGTGCTGTGGGCGGAGATGACGTAGATGAGGAAGATGAGGGATTCGGCTGCGAGATTGGTACTTTTGGAAACTTTAAGAAGTCTAAGGTACGATCCAATTCGAATTTTTAGCACGGATGCTGGCTTTTAGTGTAATTTGCATCTCAATTTAGTGCGCAGCCATAGTTTAGGATTGTCTACCGTCAGAACTGAAATTAATTATTCAAATATCCTTATAGGAAGGGTGTGATTTGTCTCGATGTTCAATCTAATTTAGGTGTTTCATTTACTAAAATGTTATGTTTATTATTAGAACAAATATAGGCAAATGGTCACGCATCTGTGACGAATTAATTTAAATCAGTGATGCTTGGAGGTGTTTGGTAACTAAGTTGTGATGTCTTGTTGGCAGTGCGCATGGTAAATGGATGATTTTACATGTAATTTATGAATTGAATACATAACTTGTAACTGCAGTTTAGTGATACTTTTAGTATTAAAGTGTTCTTTTGACTGATCGGACTTACAGTTGTCAGTAAGTACTGAAATTAAACTTCACAAGTATGAAGAAATAGGAGTGTTAATTCTTCTGCGAGTTATGATTATCTCAGCTAGACTTCTAGTGTGAGGTGTTGCAACCCTATACCTGAATTACTCAACATAGTACTTAGCTCTTCTGTTGGTCTTCAGGGTACAGTAAATGTCTCGGCTTCATACAATACCAGGAACCACGACATTGAGAGTTCTGTTGTTGCACGTGGAGACCTTTGGAGGCTGGAGGCATCACGCAGCAGTTCAACTTCCGGAAACGATAGCTCACCTCTATACCTTGTTCAGTTGGGACCGTTACTTTTTGTCCGAGACTCTACACTCCTTTTGCCTGTTCATCTATCGAAGCAACATCTGCTTTGGTATGGTTATGATCGCAAGGTACTCATATCTTTCTGTTTCTTTACACATACTGATTTTCCCTATGAGCCGTTATAATGCTTTTTCTATCCTTCTGTGTTctctttcttttattattttcttgtaGTTAGTAAATTTCTCACTAAGAATGATATTATTACAGAATGGAGTCCATTCTCTCTGCCCTGCTTTTTGGTCAAAACATCGGAAATGGTTGATGATGTCAATGGTTTGCCTCAATCCAGTAGCTTGTGTAAGTATGACTATCTTTTGGTTGAATTCTGCATTATAGTGTTCACATTATCTCATATCTCGTCACTGGTTATAATGAGTTTACCAGTAATCACCAACCTACATGAATAACTCTAAAAGCACCCAAGATTTACTGACCTTTAAGTTTCTTTTGTTGCATTCTGTTGTGCAATTGAAGACCGTGCTTCTTTTTTATGTTGATAGTTTGTGTGTGAAGTCTGTTTAGTCAGCTTCTGCTTCATGCTTAAGCATGCATTATCTTCTTGGCAATCTGCTAGATCTGTTTAATATAACCTCCCACCATTGTTTTTTGTATTTGAAACTGGAATATTGATACTATCTAACAGAGTAACATGGTTATTTGTTGCAGTCCTTCATGGACCTGCAGTTCCCCAATGGACAACTAACATATGTTGCTGGCGAGGGGATTACGGCAAGTGGTTTTCTTCCATTATTTGGTGGGTTGCTTCAAGCTCATGGGAAATACCCTGGAGAAACTAGAGTCAGCTTCTCTTGCAAGGTTAGCATGCTCCCTATTTAtcattttctcataaattagtTAATTGTGATCTCTGAAAATTGTGAGCTGCTCCTGCAAAGCTGCAGTGCCCCTGctttttcttagaaaaaaaattctaatgcaGTGTGGAGTAACGGTATGATTTAAGCAATGACTACTTTTAAACTTCACATCATTGTTAATCGGCTTCTGATCAGAAATATGTTATGTTTATTGATAGTAACACAACCTTTTGGTTGGAACACTCTGCACGCTCAGATGTTTCTCATTGTTTATAGTTCATTTCATGAATTAGGAAGTGTGCACACTTGCTTTCACAAACATGGCTATTTTCTGTTATTTGTGTTATTATTTATTACTATGACAACTTCTATATGATCAGTGTaccatcatcttttctttttacaGCATAACCAGCACTGATCTGTTTTAGCTCTCTTCTGCTGTGTTCGTTCTATATGGTAAAGTGGTCTTTCACCTGTggtaactctttttttttttcttaaagaatAAGCAAGGCACCAGGTTCACTCCTATGTTTCAATGGCCTGACAAGTCTCTGTCATTTGGAGTTACTCAAGCCATAGCATGGAAAAGATCTGGTCTCATGGTGAGGCCCAGTGTGCAAGTCAGGTAGTTTACTTAGAACACTCAAGCAATTCCAATCACTTTTTTTTGTACCATAATTTACCACTTTTGAGCCGTTGAACAGAAAACAAACAGTAATTACTTTGCATTATCTCTACAATTTTAGCCTTGGTATCATGCTAAAGGCATGCATCTATTTTGGTTGAATTTGTTAAATGACTAGCCTCGATAGATGTTATTGTTTTGACCTATTGCAGAGTTGATGCTTCTTTGCCGTTGCTCGCTCTTTTTATTACCATGTAAAATAGTAGTTCTTGTGCTTGCCAGTATATTGTATTGATTGCTAGTGATCATTTGTTGAGTCCTATAGCAAGCACCCTTTTTTTAGTTCTCTATCCttgattttcccttttttaaacACTCATGTTAATGGTATTTTATTGAACAGTTTATGCCCTACATTTGGAGGAAATGATCCTGGGGTACGTGCAGAGGTTATCCATTCATTGAAAGATGAATTGAATGTAATGTGCGGTTTGTCTTGCTCAAGACATCCATCAGCCTTTACTGCTCTGTCTGTAAGTTCTTATCGAAGCAAAGCCTCTGCTTGGTTCTATTGAGTTGCTTGGCTCTAACTGAACTTTTAAATGACAGATTGGGAGATCCAAGTGGAATGGTCAAATGGGCAGTTCCGGAGTGGTCGTTACCTTGGAAACACCCCTTAATAACATTGGAAGGCCATCTTTATCCGTTCAATTGAATGGAGGTTTTGAAATTTAGCATTCTGCGCAGTAAGTTGTACATACCACTGTACATAGCCCTACTAATGTCCATGTCCTATCTCTGTGGAGATGGCTGTGCAACGCCTATGAATGGTATCTGGAAGTGGTTTCTGCTCGTTTTTGTTGTCAGACTCATAGGTGATAAGTCTCAGCTCAACAAATCAACTGGTTTATTCCCCATGCCAACAAAGgcatccatatatatacctTAAAGAGATGGTGATCAAGTGTGTAGGCAGTTCAAGGTTtcttttgaagaaattggagagAAAAGCTGCAAGATCAGCACTTAATACTTTTTGGAAGTTGGGAGAAGGAAAAGGCTATGAGGTGTTTTGCGGCTGTGCAAGAAGCCAAGACGAATGTGGCTTTGCAAGAAGCCGAAGATGTTCACCCAGAAGCTATGTTCCTTTGGAGCAGGACTGACCATACTGGATGTTTGCTGATAGTGAATTGCTTACTGGCTTTTGCTAATTGTGATGGATAATTATTATCCATCACAATTGATCGTTAGACGGTCTCATTGCTGAGACAAGCTTTGATGGATGAATTGGTGTGCTTTTTTCCCCTGCACTCTTGTATTCCTCATGTAAAGACTCATGATCAGTGAAGCTAAGAAATGTCTACTGGGATGGGATGGAGGACCTGTCTGGTGGCATTGTCAAACCCACATTGTTCTTGAACACATGCTGAGTGATTGCTGTTTCCAGTCACTGAAAAACGAGTTCTGAAGCTCAAAAACGAGTTCTGTTTTCTTCAGAAGGAACAACAGATCGTAGGTAGATTTCTATCAGAAGAAAACGACGTAGGCCAGAAtaaattctactccctccatctacttttaatagtcatatttttaaatctgaaatatatttttgataggcatatttcattccaacaacttatcatttTAATGGCTTTCTTGGATTTAACGTGTGATTTTTCATTCTTCCACACTATATTGGCTATATgtgcatcgagaaatgtaaatattaatgaatcgcttgtttacgaggaatgactagtagcatacttcctccgtactcgtaaagagtcgtttaggacaatgtttaagtcagaccttgggaatataaatcataaataatccccctattctaaattgatctacatatttcataggtacaccaagaccaagaaaagctaataactctttcatactatatttactctagcaacaaactcaatgcatgcaccatccgtaatatttcctagccaatagcaaatcaagatattgcatgtgggttataaatatttgtgtgcatggatgcatgcgcCATTGTCTATTTACTCCaatacacaaataacgaatagactctaataaatgaacacaaatatgtagatcatttaggaataacctcaacaaaactatatgtagatcgatTTGGAATGGagtaactctcaagttgttgagtttgaaaatgtaaaaattatatgaatatatttgtcttgaaaaatactttcatgaaagtatacatatatcatttttaataaatattttcatagaagaaagaagtcaaagttgtgttttggagaccatgtcgctgtccaaaacgacttcctttatgggTACGGAGGAagtgtttaaatagatgatggGTAGATATAAGCACGGAGGGAGCATTTAAATGGATGATGGTTAGAATTACTTATCTttagtctgtgtgccaagatgaaatataactattaaaagtagatggagggagtatttagttTCTTTTATGTAAAGGCCGGAACTTTAATACCAAAGACTATTCATCGGTCATCTAATCTTTCCAAGAAACAGTCGATCTATAATCAGAACTGGATATTCAGTGCTTGCCATTTGCCTGCCCCTGATAACGTtaatttagagcaagtttaatagcatagctaactactagctctaattaatctatagtcaatctaatagctcattcatacaatagttacatattacactattaatacttggtcccacctatcatacacactgcgtcttggagttcgtgctacagctggctataaatctatagcccgctgcttttctctcttctcattt
Proteins encoded in this window:
- the LOC127782885 gene encoding uncharacterized protein LOC127782885: MEISFEAWEGVQRHGQDIADRLAQGFTGLLQAQPPQFPWPAASHKRIPFEIDLPVVPFGASRGARAGKEFFPAAAVASVIDIGGRLGQAGVEIGASVGGAVQHAVRQLPLPFRNGQIRRRKLPPQPQAPSPAAAVGEAAVGLSVERAVDRCPLEAAAAAAAAATGSAAASTVSGAVGGDDVDEEDEGFGCEIGTFGNFKKSKGTVNVSASYNTRNHDIESSVVARGDLWRLEASRSSSTSGNDSSPLYLVQLGPLLFVRDSTLLLPVHLSKQHLLWYGYDRKNGVHSLCPAFWSKHRKWLMMSMVCLNPVACSFMDLQFPNGQLTYVAGEGITASGFLPLFGGLLQAHGKYPGETRVSFSCKNKQGTRFTPMFQWPDKSLSFGVTQAIAWKRSGLMVRPSVQVSLCPTFGGNDPGVRAEVIHSLKDELNVMCGLSCSRHPSAFTALSIGRSKWNGQMGSSGVVVTLETPLNNIGRPSLSVQLNGGFEI